From the Micromonospora sediminicola genome, one window contains:
- a CDS encoding LacI family DNA-binding transcriptional regulator: protein MPATIRDVARASGVHISTVSRTFSAPHLVNPETRVRVLACAEDLGYRPNRAARALITGRTHNIGLIVADIANPFFPPLIKAAEGQARHRDYHVFVADTNEDPAAEEDLVHALAKQVDGVLLCSPRMSNSLIEQVSREVPVVVINRQVAGLPCVMMDVGQGARAAIEHLLGLGHRRIALLGGPRGSWTAREMRRAASAAARGGGAELTLLGPNQPTETGGGAVAEQVRRSGVTAVLAYNDLMAIGLIEGLDALGLRVPQDVSVVGVDDIALSRLTRPKLTTVATPTAAAGRTAVDMLLQLDSDAPRGARGRGAASGDRRTTAQVMLQTALVVRDSTGPVPAPGRDGTGA, encoded by the coding sequence GTGCCAGCCACCATCCGGGACGTCGCCCGGGCCTCCGGTGTGCACATCTCCACCGTCTCCCGCACGTTCTCCGCCCCGCATCTGGTCAACCCGGAGACCCGGGTCCGCGTGCTGGCCTGCGCCGAGGACCTCGGCTACCGGCCCAACCGGGCTGCCCGGGCCCTGATCACCGGCCGCACCCACAACATCGGCCTGATCGTGGCCGACATCGCCAACCCGTTCTTCCCGCCGCTGATCAAGGCGGCGGAGGGGCAGGCCCGGCACCGCGACTATCACGTCTTCGTGGCCGACACCAACGAGGACCCGGCCGCCGAGGAGGACCTGGTCCACGCGCTCGCCAAGCAGGTCGACGGCGTCCTGCTGTGCAGCCCTCGGATGAGCAACAGCCTGATCGAGCAGGTCAGCCGCGAGGTGCCGGTGGTGGTGATAAACCGCCAGGTCGCCGGTCTGCCCTGCGTGATGATGGACGTCGGGCAGGGTGCGCGGGCCGCGATCGAGCACCTGCTCGGCCTCGGCCACCGGCGGATCGCGTTGCTCGGCGGCCCGCGCGGCTCGTGGACCGCCCGGGAGATGCGCCGCGCCGCGTCCGCCGCGGCCCGGGGCGGGGGAGCGGAGTTGACCCTCCTCGGGCCCAACCAGCCCACCGAGACCGGCGGCGGCGCGGTCGCCGAGCAGGTGCGCCGCAGCGGCGTCACCGCCGTGCTCGCCTACAACGACCTGATGGCGATCGGCCTGATCGAAGGGCTGGACGCGTTGGGGCTGCGGGTGCCGCAGGACGTCAGCGTGGTCGGCGTCGACGACATCGCGCTGAGCCGGCTCACCCGCCCCAAGTTGACGACGGTGGCCACGCCGACCGCGGCCGCCGGCCGGACGGCCGTCGACATGCTCCTGCAACTCGACTCCGACGCGCCGCGCGGCGCCCGGGGTCGGGGCGCGGCATCCGGCGACCGTCGCACCACCGCACAGGTAATGCTCCAGACCGCACTGGTCGTCCGTGACTCGACCGGGCCCGTCCCCGCGCCCGGTCGGGACGGCACCG